In the Flavisolibacter tropicus genome, one interval contains:
- a CDS encoding nucleotidyltransferase has product MLLIEEKRTQIDDLLDKMAENLQLDATRQQRMKQHYEAVKDWIEADPVFFGPYKYDVYPHGSVRILTTVKPVEREEFDLDIAIHLKPGMGSHSPARIYAEVKRRLEAHETYKGMLEPKNRCLRLNYSGDFHMDILPGVQESEWDENKLKVPDHDLGRWVSSNPRGYADWFLAKANLVKMSLLEKALRAENLPADNFDQKKPLQRAVQLIKRYRDLYFQERFSDHKTSSIVLTTLAGMYYTGEESIFDTVDNIVSTIGRETAVAEKRIKVFNPVNPQEDFTDKWEDDPRYYIGFKAFCKHLQSEWQELKKHHGIPDESRILKGLFGESVVTKAYQSQASHLEELRGGGKLGINRTTGILSAAGSMASTVKPNTFFGA; this is encoded by the coding sequence ATGTTACTTATAGAAGAAAAAAGAACTCAAATCGACGATCTGCTGGATAAAATGGCGGAAAACCTACAGTTGGATGCTACTCGGCAACAACGGATGAAACAACATTATGAAGCGGTTAAAGATTGGATTGAAGCAGACCCCGTCTTTTTTGGCCCTTACAAATACGATGTATATCCTCATGGATCGGTGCGTATACTTACTACAGTGAAACCTGTGGAAAGAGAGGAGTTCGACCTGGATATTGCAATTCACTTAAAACCGGGGATGGGTAGCCATTCCCCAGCCCGTATATACGCTGAAGTGAAAAGGCGTCTAGAGGCTCACGAAACGTACAAGGGTATGTTAGAGCCCAAAAACAGGTGTCTTCGCTTGAACTACTCTGGTGATTTTCACATGGACATCTTACCGGGTGTACAGGAAAGTGAATGGGATGAAAACAAACTTAAAGTTCCGGACCATGATCTAGGGCGTTGGGTCAGCAGCAACCCCAGGGGCTATGCCGATTGGTTTTTGGCTAAAGCAAACTTGGTAAAAATGAGCTTGTTAGAAAAAGCACTCCGCGCCGAAAATCTTCCTGCTGATAACTTCGACCAAAAGAAGCCACTACAACGTGCAGTACAGCTTATAAAAAGGTATCGTGACCTTTACTTTCAGGAACGCTTCAGTGATCATAAAACATCCAGTATTGTTTTAACTACTCTTGCTGGCATGTATTATACGGGAGAGGAAAGTATTTTTGACACGGTCGACAACATTGTTTCAACGATTGGCAGAGAAACTGCTGTGGCCGAGAAGAGAATAAAAGTGTTCAACCCTGTGAACCCTCAGGAGGATTTTACAGATAAATGGGAGGATGACCCACGGTACTATATAGGGTTTAAGGCCTTTTGCAAACACCTACAAAGTGAATGGCAGGAACTGAAAAAGCATCATGGCATTCCGGATGAAAGTAGAATATTGAAAGGCCTATTTGGAGAATCTGTTGTAACAAAGGCGTACCAATCACAAGCTAGCCATTTGGAAGAATTAAGAGGCGGTGGCAAACTTGGAATTAACCGTACCACTGGTATTTTGAGTGCCGCTGGAAGTATGGCGTCTACAGTAAAACCAAACACTTTTTTTGGCGCATGA
- a CDS encoding DUF2075 domain-containing protein codes for MIVYQNTKEDFSNDILTNEIDRIIATQIKQKTGKEVAPNELKAFKNSLGFMDKVLQDRAIPDDCGISIEYHIPQTSKRVDLIITGSDGQKDNVIIIELKQWSEARLTERDGIVETRFQGGYSHTSHPSYQAWSYAALLQSFNATVEEENIGLHPCAYLHNYEYDDVITNEHYSYYIEKAPVFLRPDALKLREFIKRFMKYGDKSNIMLRIESGRIRPTKSLADSLKSMIKGNQEFIMIDDQKVVYEAALELAKYSHEKNKNVLIVEGGPGTGKSVVAINLLVELNRRGKFAQYVTKTSAPREVYFDKLQGAKKMVELKNLFVGSGTFIKTPQNTISTLIVDEAHRLTKQTGFLKMGDNQIKEIINSALFTVFFIDEDQRVHIDDYGEIKVIERFAADAGAKVHKMSLSSQFRCNGSDGYLAWLDDVLQIRETANETLQSANYKYDFKVIDNPAELRDLIFEKNKINNKARLVAGYCWDWNSDKRPSEYDIKFSEYDFKMRWNLKSYGSTWIIDPSSVNEIGCIHTCQGLEVDYVGVIIGEDLIVRNGEVLVDPSKRSRMDKSINGYKKLMKEKPEETKTLLRTIIRNTYRTLMTRGAKGCYIYCVDAETREYFRKRLSIPPL; via the coding sequence ATGATAGTATACCAAAACACAAAAGAAGACTTTAGCAATGACATTCTCACAAATGAGATAGACAGGATCATTGCAACCCAGATTAAACAAAAGACCGGGAAAGAAGTTGCTCCAAATGAATTAAAAGCCTTTAAAAACTCCCTTGGTTTTATGGATAAGGTGCTCCAGGATCGAGCAATTCCGGATGATTGCGGTATTTCTATAGAATACCATATACCTCAGACATCCAAACGAGTTGACTTGATTATTACGGGCTCAGATGGGCAAAAGGATAATGTGATTATCATTGAATTAAAGCAATGGTCTGAAGCCCGGCTAACCGAAAGGGATGGAATTGTGGAGACTCGCTTTCAAGGGGGCTACAGCCATACCAGCCATCCTTCTTACCAGGCTTGGTCTTATGCTGCACTATTGCAATCCTTCAATGCAACAGTAGAAGAAGAAAATATTGGCCTACATCCCTGTGCTTATTTGCATAACTATGAATATGATGATGTTATCACGAATGAACATTATAGCTATTACATTGAGAAAGCGCCGGTTTTTCTAAGACCTGACGCTCTTAAGTTGAGGGAGTTCATTAAGAGGTTTATGAAGTATGGTGATAAATCGAACATCATGCTGCGTATTGAAAGTGGACGTATTAGGCCTACAAAGAGCCTTGCTGATAGCTTAAAGTCCATGATCAAGGGCAATCAGGAGTTTATCATGATTGACGACCAAAAAGTGGTGTACGAAGCAGCTCTTGAGTTAGCTAAATACTCCCATGAAAAGAATAAGAACGTACTAATTGTAGAGGGTGGGCCTGGTACAGGTAAATCTGTAGTGGCTATAAATCTATTAGTTGAGCTTAACAGGCGCGGTAAGTTTGCTCAATACGTAACTAAAACCAGCGCACCCAGGGAAGTATATTTTGACAAGTTGCAGGGGGCGAAAAAGATGGTTGAGCTTAAAAATTTATTTGTTGGATCTGGAACATTTATTAAAACTCCGCAAAATACTATTTCAACGCTGATTGTTGACGAAGCTCACCGCCTAACGAAGCAAACTGGTTTTTTGAAAATGGGCGATAACCAGATTAAAGAAATCATCAATTCTGCACTTTTCACAGTATTCTTTATTGATGAAGACCAACGGGTTCACATCGATGACTATGGCGAGATCAAAGTTATAGAGCGGTTTGCTGCTGATGCTGGAGCAAAGGTCCATAAGATGAGCCTGTCTTCTCAATTCCGGTGTAATGGATCAGATGGCTATCTGGCCTGGTTAGACGATGTGCTGCAGATAAGGGAAACGGCTAATGAGACCCTACAGTCGGCCAATTACAAATATGATTTCAAGGTCATTGACAATCCGGCTGAATTGCGTGATTTAATCTTTGAAAAGAATAAAATTAATAATAAAGCTAGGCTGGTAGCTGGCTACTGTTGGGATTGGAATAGTGATAAGCGGCCATCTGAATATGATATTAAGTTTTCAGAGTATGACTTTAAAATGCGTTGGAATTTAAAATCTTACGGTTCCACGTGGATTATTGATCCCAGCTCAGTGAATGAAATAGGTTGTATTCATACTTGCCAAGGTTTGGAGGTGGATTATGTTGGCGTAATAATAGGGGAAGATCTCATTGTTAGAAATGGGGAGGTGTTGGTTGATCCATCTAAACGTTCAAGAATGGATAAATCAATTAATGGGTATAAGAAGTTGATGAAAGAGAAGCCCGAAGAAACTAAAACCCTGCTTAGAACTATTATTAGAAATACATATCGAACACTAATGACCAGGGGGGCAAAAGGATGCTATATATATTGTGTTGATGCAGAGACTAGGGAGTATTTTAGAAAAAGGTTATCAATACCTCCTTTATAA
- a CDS encoding DUF2188 domain-containing protein, which produces MAKQQHVVKHQDGWAVKGAGNQKATKVAPTQKEAIEIAKQIAQNQKGEVVIHGKDGRIRDSDSYGNDPNPPVDKKH; this is translated from the coding sequence ATGGCTAAACAACAACATGTAGTAAAACATCAGGATGGATGGGCGGTAAAAGGAGCCGGTAACCAAAAAGCTACCAAAGTCGCTCCGACGCAGAAAGAAGCTATAGAGATCGCCAAACAAATTGCACAGAATCAGAAAGGAGAAGTAGTTATTCACGGTAAGGATGGCCGGATAAGGGATTCAGATAGCTATGGCAATGATCCTAACCCTCCTGTGGACAAAAAACATTAA
- a CDS encoding HU-CCDC81 and SPOR domain-containing protein: MKRKTISEIIVVAISFSLAQWVVGPNLQPELNGLAIGVAIALLIEWIFHLYDQRGFIRLYLKCLLSKRSLRLSIAYLYKIEVRGKYLLVKSNRIQGAYQPVGGVYKYFNPEGKKQLESIGAIPDNNIENDDASEHDLRLKLRNRRNLKDFIQWFFSREHRELDPWREFYEELVEPGLLPQALFPYIHYELVGQSYEQIHYDEHFKTDTFKYFDIYKPKTLNRRQEDALEQLYMNPPDGAIWVTEEEIKREIASDGKRIAPHTYHIFETRKLD; encoded by the coding sequence ATGAAACGAAAGACAATAAGTGAAATAATTGTAGTGGCCATCAGCTTTAGCTTGGCCCAATGGGTGGTTGGGCCAAATCTTCAGCCTGAATTAAACGGTTTAGCTATTGGTGTTGCGATAGCATTACTGATCGAATGGATCTTCCATTTGTACGATCAGCGCGGGTTTATCAGACTCTATTTAAAATGCCTGCTATCCAAGAGAAGCTTAAGGTTGTCCATTGCCTACCTGTACAAAATTGAAGTGAGGGGTAAATACCTGTTGGTGAAAAGTAACAGAATCCAGGGAGCCTACCAACCGGTTGGTGGTGTTTACAAGTACTTCAATCCAGAAGGGAAAAAGCAACTGGAATCAATAGGGGCAATCCCAGACAATAATATCGAAAATGATGATGCTAGCGAACATGACTTACGGTTAAAGCTGCGAAACAGGAGGAATCTTAAGGATTTCATTCAATGGTTTTTCAGTAGAGAACACCGGGAACTAGATCCATGGCGAGAGTTCTATGAAGAACTTGTTGAACCAGGCCTGCTACCACAAGCTTTGTTTCCATACATACACTATGAACTGGTGGGGCAGAGCTATGAGCAAATTCATTACGACGAGCATTTTAAGACCGATACGTTTAAATATTTTGACATCTACAAGCCCAAAACCCTAAATCGCAGGCAAGAAGATGCACTGGAGCAATTATATATGAATCCTCCTGATGGAGCCATCTGGGTTACTGAAGAGGAAATAAAGCGAGAAATAGCCAGTGATGGGAAGCGCATTGCTCCCCACACTTATCACATATTCGAAACCAGAAAACTAGACTAA
- a CDS encoding HIRAN domain-containing protein: MIVNTLGLRHYKFKKPHIYDPVILITEPENTFDKKAVAVHNRQGEKMGYIAKEGKANEKVFKKLKQGLLIAEVIEVYDNRLVVAINFR, from the coding sequence ATGATTGTAAATACACTTGGCCTTCGCCACTATAAGTTCAAAAAGCCTCATATCTATGATCCTGTTATCCTGATTACAGAGCCAGAAAACACCTTTGACAAAAAAGCAGTAGCGGTACACAACAGGCAAGGTGAAAAGATGGGATACATCGCAAAAGAAGGCAAAGCAAATGAAAAGGTCTTTAAGAAGCTGAAGCAAGGCTTGTTAATCGCAGAAGTAATAGAGGTTTATGATAACCGACTTGTTGTGGCGATTAATTTTCGCTAA
- a CDS encoding ImmA/IrrE family metallo-endopeptidase: MPAATNNPIKAAWHVHDQLGWTQPGDLTLDEIASALGAHLRYTKLEGSEGRILISGNSAIITVNENITNEGKKNFVLAHEIGHYVMHRNVQPLYSDTQQTLSDWFKNGPQELEANAFAAELLMPTGIFTQKVRKKKLSLDLIQEVAAYFQVSMTAAFLKYKELGDYPLMVIFIEDGIIKWKQSSKDFPLQYLPLRSKVPVWTVAGDFFNGKGLEEKPELIDAIEWFPEDSRLRYNNNLKFYEQCFQVSDNGLISCLWTK; encoded by the coding sequence ATGCCAGCGGCAACAAATAACCCTATTAAGGCTGCATGGCATGTTCATGATCAATTAGGCTGGACACAACCTGGGGATCTAACCTTAGATGAAATAGCATCTGCTTTAGGTGCCCATCTACGTTATACAAAATTGGAAGGATCGGAGGGGCGCATTCTAATCAGCGGGAACTCTGCTATTATTACAGTTAACGAGAATATTACAAATGAGGGCAAGAAAAACTTTGTTTTAGCTCACGAAATCGGCCATTATGTAATGCATCGTAATGTGCAACCATTATATTCTGATACTCAACAAACTTTATCAGATTGGTTTAAGAATGGCCCCCAAGAGCTAGAAGCAAATGCATTTGCAGCCGAACTTCTTATGCCAACAGGTATATTTACCCAGAAGGTTCGAAAGAAAAAATTAAGCCTAGACTTGATTCAAGAGGTTGCTGCTTACTTCCAGGTATCCATGACCGCAGCTTTTCTAAAATATAAAGAACTTGGAGATTACCCGTTGATGGTCATCTTTATTGAAGATGGAATAATAAAATGGAAACAATCATCTAAAGATTTTCCACTTCAATACCTGCCACTTAGATCAAAAGTGCCAGTTTGGACGGTTGCCGGTGATTTCTTTAATGGCAAAGGTCTAGAGGAGAAACCTGAATTAATTGATGCCATTGAGTGGTTCCCAGAAGACAGTAGGCTACGTTATAATAACAACCTCAAATTTTACGAGCAGTGTTTTCAGGTTTCAGATAATGGATTGATTTCCTGCTTATGGACTAAATAG
- a CDS encoding nucleotide pyrophosphohydrolase — MNDIEEISNALLNFRNERDWKQFHNPKDLAIAISIEAGELLEAFLWKPAEDAKKDKIEEELADIFSFAFLLAHEKGLNVKQIILNKIERNREKYPVEKAKGTAKKYNEL; from the coding sequence GTGAATGATATTGAAGAAATAAGCAATGCCCTCTTAAACTTTAGGAACGAAAGGGATTGGAAGCAATTTCACAATCCAAAAGACTTGGCAATAGCTATCAGTATTGAAGCCGGTGAGCTGCTTGAAGCTTTTCTTTGGAAACCAGCTGAAGATGCGAAAAAGGACAAGATAGAGGAAGAACTGGCCGACATATTCTCCTTTGCCTTTCTACTAGCACATGAGAAAGGGCTTAATGTTAAACAAATCATTTTGAACAAAATTGAGCGGAATCGAGAGAAGTATCCAGTAGAAAAAGCAAAGGGCACAGCCAAAAAATACAACGAATTATAG